The proteins below are encoded in one region of Sphaerodactylus townsendi isolate TG3544 linkage group LG06, MPM_Stown_v2.3, whole genome shotgun sequence:
- the LOC125435242 gene encoding deleted in azoospermia-like, which yields MSGANQDTQNASISRDESVQLPATSQGYVLPEGKIMPNSIFVGGIDIRMDETEIRSFFARYGTVKEVKIITDRTGVSKGYGFVSFLDNVDVQKIVESQINFHGKKLKLGPAIRKHPNLCTYHVQSRPVLINSPTPQFHSVWSNQETYMHPPAVMSPITQYVQAYPYGSPTLLIQQQVPVGYQPTYNYQVPPQWPPGEPRNYIMPPAYTTVNYGGEMDRGLNHGIFYG from the coding sequence ATGTCTGGTGCAAATCAAGACACACAAAATGCAAGCATTTCCAGGGATGAAAGTGTTCAATTGCCTGCAACAAGCCAAGGTTATGTTttacctgaagggaaaatcatgcCAAATTCAATTTTTGTAGGAGGAATAGATATACGGATGGATGAGACTGAAATCCGGAGCTTCTTTGCTCGATATGGCACTGTTAAAGAAGTAAAAATAATCACAGATAGGACTGGTGTGTCCAAGGGGTATGGATTTGTATCGTTTTTGGACAACGTTGATGTACAAAAAATTGTTGAATCGCAAATAAACTTCCATGGAAAGAAACTCAAGCTGGGACCTGCAATAAGAAAACACCCGAATTTATGTACCTATCATGTGCAGTCTAGGCCGGTACTTATTAATTCACCTACACCTCAGTTCCACAGTGTTTGGAGTAACCAAGAGACATATATGCATCCTCCAGCTGTGATGAGCCCTATAACACAATATGTTCAGGCATATCCTTATGGTTCACCAACTTTACTAATTCAGCAGCAAGTCCCTGTAGGATACCAACCAACTTACAATTACCAGGTTCCACCCCAGTGGCCTCCTGGAGAGCCAAGAAATTACATCATGCCTCCGGCTTATACCACTGTCAATTATGGTGGTGAAATGGATCGTGGCCTGAACCATGGAATATTCTATGGCTGA